A single region of the Oncorhynchus keta strain PuntledgeMale-10-30-2019 chromosome 37, Oket_V2, whole genome shotgun sequence genome encodes:
- the LOC118370214 gene encoding integral membrane protein 2B-like, with translation MVKVTFNSSFGQRDLKKACNAEALIPEERDLEDGMRVRRQSKVWCWCMCLGLALMLSGVVVGGAYLYKSYIQQEDPVYFCGVDYRERDYMVQDEVALPSALRHIQESIRVLEEVELINVPVPEFSDSDPADIVHDFKSRLTAYLDLSLNKCYVIPLNTSIVMPPKDLLELLINIKAGTYLPQSYLVHEQMMVTERLENVDQLGYFIYSLCKGRDTYKLERRETILGREKREALNCRTIRHFENKFVVETIICEP, from the exons atggtgAAAGTAACATTTAACTCGTCCTTTGGACAAAGGGATTTGAAGAAGGCATGCAATGCCGAAGCGCTTATTCCGGAGGAGAGG gACCTGGAGGATGGCATGCGGGTGCGTCGGCAGTCCAAGGTGTGGTGCTGGTGCATGTGCCTGGGTCTGGCTCTCATGCTGTCCggtgtggtggtgggaggggccTACCTCTACAAGTCCTACATACAGCAG GAGGACCCGGTGTATTTCTGCGGGGTGGACTACCGTGAGCGGGACTACATGGTTCAGGACGAGGTGGCCCTGCCCTCCGCTCTAAGACACATTCAGGAGAGCATCCGTGTGCTAGAGGAGGTGGAGCTAATCAACGTGCCCGTGCCCGAGTTCTCCGACAGCGACCCGGCCGACATCGTCCATGACTTCAAAAGC aGGCTGACAGCCTACCTGGACCTGAGCCTGAACAAGTGCTACGTTATCCCCCTCAACACCTCTATCGTCATGCCTCCCAAAGACTTGCTGGAGCTGCTCATCAACATCAAG GCTGGTACCTACCTTCCCCAGTCCTACCTGGTCCACGAGCAGATGATGGTGACTGAGCGTCTGGAGAATGTTGACCAGCTGGGATACTTCATCTACAGCCTCTGCAAGGGCAGAGACACCTACAAGCTGGAACGCAGAGAGACCATACTGG GCAGGGAAAAGCGTGAAGCCCTGAACTGCAGGACGATCCGTCACTTTGAGAACAAGTTTGTGGTCGAGACAATCATCTGTGAGCCTTAG